The following proteins come from a genomic window of Synechococcus sp. BIOS-E4-1:
- a CDS encoding glycine betaine ABC transporter substrate-binding protein, with the protein MSARQIRRRAFLLGGLGVAGISAASLVKLSAPSTSLSSSASSGQEGLEAPRSSLPGSASARPTLRLGWSPWADAEVVSLIAQAVIQQAYNVRVERVLADIGIQYASLARGDLDLMLMAWLPLTHRDYYRRVRDRVVDFGSMYSGRLGWVVPDYVPASDLSSIADLRDPSLAARFDNRVQGIDPGSGLNQASVEALKSYRLNDLELVASSSAAMTAVLDQAIRQQRWVVVTSWTPHWMFARYKLRFLQDPQRVFGGIEWIHALGRPELDLEMPDVAGFLTRFYLPDQEMSDLLLQANEQSAEAAVDDYIASHPARVRYWSTGEIASG; encoded by the coding sequence GGGGTCGCGGGGATCTCCGCGGCAAGCCTGGTCAAGCTCAGTGCTCCTTCCACCTCGCTGAGTTCTTCAGCCTCCTCCGGGCAGGAAGGTTTGGAGGCCCCTCGCAGTTCACTGCCCGGCTCTGCATCCGCACGACCCACACTGCGCCTTGGTTGGTCACCCTGGGCTGATGCTGAGGTGGTGAGCCTCATTGCTCAGGCTGTGATCCAGCAGGCTTACAACGTGAGGGTCGAGCGTGTTCTCGCCGATATCGGCATTCAGTACGCCTCCCTTGCCCGTGGTGATCTGGACCTGATGCTGATGGCATGGTTGCCGTTGACGCATCGTGACTATTACCGGCGGGTACGCGATCGGGTCGTCGACTTTGGCTCGATGTACTCAGGCCGTCTGGGCTGGGTGGTTCCGGACTATGTGCCTGCTTCGGATCTCTCCTCCATCGCTGATTTACGCGATCCTTCTCTGGCGGCCCGCTTCGACAACCGCGTGCAGGGGATTGACCCCGGTTCGGGTCTGAATCAGGCCTCGGTCGAAGCACTCAAGAGTTATCGCCTCAATGATCTGGAGCTGGTGGCGTCCAGCAGTGCTGCAATGACGGCGGTGCTTGATCAGGCGATCCGTCAGCAACGTTGGGTGGTGGTCACCAGCTGGACTCCCCACTGGATGTTCGCTCGCTACAAGTTGCGTTTTCTGCAGGATCCGCAACGGGTGTTCGGTGGTATCGAGTGGATTCATGCGCTTGGTCGTCCTGAGCTGGATCTGGAGATGCCAGATGTGGCCGGTTTCCTCACGCGTTTCTACTTGCCTGATCAGGAGATGTCGGATCTGTTGCTGCAGGCCAATGAGCAGTCGGCCGAGGCCGCTGTTGACGACTACATCGCATCGCATCCGGCGCGCGTTCGCTACTGGAGCACCGGCGAGATTGCCTCAGGCTGA